In the Blochmannia endosymbiont of Camponotus sp. genome, AAATATAAATAAAAAGCTTATAAAATACAGTGTGTGTATTTCATGTTTTTGTGCTTTTTGTTGAAATAACTATGAATCATCGTCATTAATAATGTTTACAAAATGTATAATCCACATATTTTATTAAATTTTTTAATAGTATTCATCATCTAAATAACAAATCTAATTTAATAATAATCAAATTTTAGTCAAATATTTTATGAAAATTACTAATTTATTAAGCACATAAAGCTATATTCAAAATTCTTGAATTAAACATAATTACAAGATAGCATATAATATATGTATTTGGTTATATGATAATAATATTAATAGATAAACAATAAATGATATACATGATCATCATATGCTTTTAATAATAATTTATGATATCCGTTTTATTTTATATGATGAATCACACATTTTCACAATATTTACTAAATTAATACAATATTTCAATAAAACTGAGGAAATCTGGTGATTGACAGTGATGGTTATCGATTAAATGTCGGCATTGTGCTATGTAATACTCATGAACAAGTACTATGGGCTCGAAGATATAAACAACATTATTGCTGGCAATTTCCTCAAGGTGGAATTAACGTCGGAGAAACACCAGAACAAGCAATGTATAGAGAACTATTTGAAGAAATCGGATTAAATTATCAAGATGTATGTATCTTATCTTCTACACAATACTGGATACGTTATAAATTACCTAAACAATTAATCCGCTGGAAAATTAGACCAATTTGTTTTGGACAAAAACAAAAATGGTTTCTATTAAAACTTTTATCTCAGGATACGAGAATCAACATAAAAAATAATAAAGATTATACATTTGATAGTTGGAAATGGGTTAGCTTATGGTATCCTATACGTCGCGTTGTGTTTTTTAAAAGAAATGTATACAGAAAAGTAATGCAAGAATTTGTTCATGGAATAATATCTTAAAAATTAAATTATTGTATGTTCTAAACAATAAAATACCATCAAATATATTTAATAAAAAATTAAATGAGCTTTTCATTAAAAACACGTGTGAATATAAGTTATAAATTAAATTTTTGTTAATTTTAGACAATCGTAATATTGTGATTAAACACCGACTCTAATAATAAATATATTTCATAACATTGCACATCATAAAATATGCAGTATTTTTATTATCACGCATGTAATCCAATAATTTTTACCATCGGACCTATTTCGTTATATTGGTACGGAATAATGTATGGGTTAGGTTTTATTTATGCTATGTGGTCATTATTATATCGCGCACATCGTTCCAATAATATTTCATGGACTAAAAAAGATATAGAATATTTATTATGTTTGTGCTTTTTCGGTGTTGTATTAGGCGGACGTATTGGATATGTATTATTTTATCAGTGGTCTTTTTTCACTCAAAATTTACTATGGATTTTTAAGATATGGGAAGGAGGTATGTCTTTTCATGGTGGTTTAATAGGAGTAATTATATCAATCATGTGGTTTTCTTACAAAAAACATCTAACTTTTTTTCAAGTATCAGACTTTGTAATTCCAGCCGTGCCATTTGGACTAGGCCTAGGTAGATTAGGAAATTTTATTAATGGAGAGTTATGGGGCCGAATAGCCAACGATATTCCTTGGGCTATGTTATTTCCTAATTCTATATACCAAGATTTACTAATACTACCGGATCACCCTACATGGCAATTACTATTTGATAGTTATGGAGCGCTGCCTCGCCACCCATCTCAATTATATGAAATGTTTTTAGAAGGAATAATCTTGTTTATTATCATAAATAAGTTTATTTGTAAACCACGTCCTGTAGGTAGCGTATCTGGACTATTTCTTATTTTTTATGGTTTGTTTCGTATTATAGCAGAGTTTTTTCGTCAACCTGATAGTCATTTAGGATTAATTTACAATATAGCCACTATGGGTCAAATTTTATCGTGTCCTATGATCATATCCGGAATAATTATCATCTACATTTCTTATAAAGGCTATCGAACATAATTAAAAATTACAATAAATAAAAATAAAAACAATATATTAAGAAATATATCTAAACATATCTTCTTTACCTTAATAATTTATTAAATAATGTTTACTATTTATCATTCTAACCAAGCTAATTTGTTCAAAAAATTATTAATCAACGTCATGTCGAACAAATTATTATCTAATCCAATGCAATCTGAAATAATATTAACAGAACATAGTATTATAGATCAATGGATACAAATAGAACTAGCTAACCACTTTGGCGTCGCATGCAATATCACATTTATGACTTTAACATCTTTTATACAGAAGAACATTGTTAATAACATAATACCTGATGACTCCATGGTACATAATTTTTCTCGTTCTGTTATGTATTGGAAATTTATGAAAATATTATCTCAAACACAAATTCAAAAAGATTGTCCTATTATAGAAAAATATCTAAAACATGATGTAAATCAACAAAAAATCAGTCAATTTTCTGAACAACTTGTTAACTTATTTGCCCAATATTTAATATATCGTCCAGATTGGTTGAATAGTTGGCAATCTCATAAAATAATAGATTGTTTAGATAATACACATCAAATTTGGCAATCAAAAATATGGCGTCGTTTCTTGGAAAATACACAATATAATCAGAAAGAATCAAACAGTAATATAAATCCTTTACAACAGTGTATCTATTTTCTTAAAAACATAAAAAAAATAAATTGGAATCTACCAAGTAGAATATTTATCTTTGGAATAACATCCATACCTCCCATATATTGGAAAATTTTGAAATTTTTAAGTTACCATATAGATATTTATTTATGGTTTATAAATTCTTGTTACCATAATCCTGATGATATATCTGACCAAAATTCATATGTTGCAAAACAACAAGCAAACCAATTATATAGTAATAATTTATTGCACTCATCTTTATCTGTTTCTACTCATATTTATAGTCACAATAATCATACTAATAACGTACATCATCCTTTATTAAATTCATGGAACAATACTGCCCGTAATACCTTGCTTCTATTCACTCAACTAAAAGATAAAATTGAACTAAAATCATTTATCATTCCTAAAAAAGATTCTGTACTTCACATTGTACAAAAAGATATTTTAGAATTTCATAATTGTAGAACAAATACACAAACTAACAATAATATTCCAACGTTAAAACCCCGTCAACGATATATCTTAACACCAGAAGATCAATCAATTACTTGTCATATTTGTCATAGTATTCAACGAGAAATAGAAGTCTTACATAACAATTTATTGTTAATGATTACAAATGATCCATTATTGACTCCAGGAGATATCATAGTAATGGCTGCTGATATACATCGTTATACACCAGCGATTCAAACTATATTCAATAACATACAGGGTCGACACTTACCATTTAATATTGCAGATAACCATAAAAAAAATACACATCCGATTATATCAAGTTTTCTTAATATACTTAACATACCATCTAGTAGATTTACTTCTGAAGAAATTCTATCATTTTTAAAAGTACCATCTATCGCTTCTCGGTTTAATATGAATAAAGAAGAAATTGAATTATTAAGCCAATGGATCATTAAATCTGGTATTAGGTGGGGTCTTGATAATTTCACCATGCACAACTTTAATTTTCCTATTACTAATCAAAATACTTGGAATTTTGGATTAACTCGAATGTTATTAGGTTATGCTATAAAAAATCAAAATAAAATATGGGAGAAAATGCTTCCATATGATGATACAACAATCGGAGAACACACTAATATTATTGGTCAATTAGGAGAATTTTTAAAAACATTAAAAAAATGGAGAAATCGATTGAATCACCCTTACACTCTAAAAAAATGGATACTTTATTTTAAAGAGATAATTGACGATTTTTTTTATTATGATCAGCTATCTTCATCAAGAGATAACAAAACTTTACTTTTGTTAAAAGATTGTTGTAGAAATATATTAGAATCAGGCATACAAGCAGAATACACTAAATCTATCAGAATAACAGCTTTACGAGAAAAATTATGTGATAAATTACATCAAAATAAAATAATACATCGATTTATACCAAATGTAATTAATTTTTGTAATATTACTCCAACTGTCTGTATTCCTTGTAAAGTAGTATGTTTTTTAGGCATGAATGATCATTCATTTCCTAGAAATACAATACTTCCAGATTTTAACTTAATAGCTAAAAATCCACGGGAAAATGACAACAACATATACGAACAAGATTGTTATTCATTTTTATTAGCATTTTTAATAGCTCAAGAACGCATATATATTAGCTTCATTGAACACTCAATTTATGATAATACCATAAATTATCCTTCTTCATTAATTAATGAACTTTTTGAATATATTGCTTTAAATTTTTATTTAAGAGAATCTAAAAATACAGAAATAGATATTAATATAAAATATATACGTCAACGTTTATGTCAATGGCACAATCCATTTCCTTTTTCTCCCGAAAATTTCAATTCTAACAGTGACAAACAGAGTTTTGCAAAAGAATGGCTACCCACACTAAATATTAATACACCTAACTCTCCAGCGATCTACCCAAATTTTAATACTTCACTTCCCCATTGCACTATAAAAAAAATAATATTTCAAGACTTATATAATTTTTATCGTCATCCAGTGCGGATATGGTTTCAAAAACGTTTAAACGTGTTTTTTGATCAAAATACATTAAAATTATTAAATGATGAACCTTTTTCTGTAGATGGATTAAGTCGCTACGAACTAAATACAAAATTAATTAATTATTTAATCTATGATAAAAATATTAATGAATTATATTATAGTGTATGTGCTTCTGGTATTTTACCTTATGGCGCGTTTGGAGAATTATTTTGGGCGACACAACACTCAAAAATGGTAATATTAGCAAATCAAATAAAAGAACACCATTGTATCGAAAAATATAATTTAGATATTTCTTTGGTATTCGATACGATTGAACTAGTTGGACAATTAACTACAGTTCAAAAAAATGGATTGATACGTTGGAAACCTCAATATCTGTCCATGAAAGATATACTATTATTATGGTTAGAGCATATAACATATTGTGCCATCGGAGGAAAAGGAGATAGTAGACTATTTGGTGTTGATGATGTATGGCATTTTCCTAATTTCTCAAAACCGCATGCAAAAAAGCTGCTACTAATTTTAATACTAGGTTACTGTACCGGGATAAATACACCAATACTATTATTATATCGTTCTGGGGGAGCGTGGATGAATTATGTATTTGACTGGAATACTAGGAAAATATCTTCAAACCCTTCTTACCAAAAAAAAGCATCTCAAAAACTAATACAAATTTGGAAAGGTACTAAATATTCCCTATTTAGAGAGAGCCACGATCCTTATTTACGTAAAATTATCCCATTTGACTTAAGTGAGGAAGATATTAGAAAAATTACTAAAACTGCAGAACATTACTTTTTCAATTTTATGAAATATAGAATAATATAACAATTCAGAACATTTGATGTACTAATTAAAAAATACTTATAAAATCTTAAGTTGCTATACATCATGTGTATTAGATATCATCTAATACACTCTATAAAAAACATAAAAATTTTAATTTATTGAATCATATGATATTATATGTTTTTTGATTCTATCATATAAACCACTATAACGTTGTGTAACAAGATTGATGCTGTGTACAATTACATGATCTGTTGCATATAAAAAAAGACATTGACGAGATCTAGTAACAGCAGTATACAGTAATTCTCGTGTTAATATTGAAGTATGTTTGTTAGGCAATATTATTGCAATATGTTTAAACTCAGAGCCTTGCGATTTGTGTATAGTCATAGCAAAACAAGTTTCATGTTCCGGTAATTGATATAACCGCACAACTTTTACTCTATTTCCTGGTAAAATAAAATATGCAGACAGTTTGTTTTGATCATTTAGTAACAAAACTCCAATATCTCCATTACACAATCCTAAAGATGGTTTATTACGTAATATAATGATGGGTCTACCTATATAGTTACCAGAATTATTTAATTTAATTAATCCTTTATTGCTTAATATTTGCTCAATACAATAATTAATTCTTATTACGCCAAATGGACCATCACGTAATGCACATAATATTCGATAATGATTAAAAGATTCTAAAATATTTATTTTAGATATCTTAGTATGTTGCAATTTTTGTAAATAATTAAAATATTCCATTGCGCAATTAATAATCATATTCATATAACTTTCTTTTCCTACAACGTAGATATAATACAAATCCTTGTATACGTTTGAAGTCAATAACGATAAAACGCGATTACAATCCCCTAAATTTATAGCAGTAGCCAATTGATTAATTCCGGATCTTTCACTAAATCGATAATTTTTCTTCAATGTACACATACCATCAATAATGCTGTTATAATCATAATGTGTAGATGACTCAGAATAAGATACAATAGGAAGTTCATAACCTGTAAGATTTATAATTTCTTGATAACGTTTATAGGAGTATTGAAAACTAGAAAATTGACATATATCTTTAAATACAGATCCAGGTTCTACTGGATATAATTGATATTGATCACCAAAAAAAATAACTCTTGTTTGGGGTGAAAGTATCAAAAATAACTGAGCAAACATAGATAAACTGATCATTGAAGCTTCATCAATAACCAAAAGATCTAAGTGCATGAGATTTAAATAATCATATTGAATATCTTTATTATATAATCGTGTTTCTAGTAAACTATGTAAAGTAGTGGCTTTTTCAGGTAAACTGAGTAGATAAGTTTTATCTAATTGTAAGATATTATTTATATTTATTTTAAAAGATTCAGTTAGAAGAG is a window encoding:
- the recD gene encoding exodeoxyribonuclease V subunit alpha; this encodes MKDIIKKALKLGVWNTLDVQFSDVLTLPISDNNRYHIKEALILASATLSAHVRLGHVCLPLRLITFDRLFQGNHPELAYVIYKKLGKLSIDSWQELLLSCSAVSDGSKVTPLVLENKRLYLHHMWEDECRVAQFLNYKYQSNILQKEKIISVLNQLFPIIYTEIDWHKIATAIGITHQRVLISGGPGTGKTSIIAKIIAALLLCSNRNNLKIKMIAPTGKAAALLTESFKININNILQLDKTYLLSLPEKATTLHSLLETRLYNKDIQYDYLNLMHLDLLVIDEASMISLSMFAQLFLILSPQTRVIFFGDQYQLYPVEPGSVFKDICQFSSFQYSYKRYQEIINLTGYELPIVSYSESSTHYDYNSIIDGMCTLKKNYRFSERSGINQLATAINLGDCNRVLSLLTSNVYKDLYYIYVVGKESYMNMIINCAMEYFNYLQKLQHTKISKINILESFNHYRILCALRDGPFGVIRINYCIEQILSNKGLIKLNNSGNYIGRPIIILRNKPSLGLCNGDIGVLLLNDQNKLSAYFILPGNRVKVVRLYQLPEHETCFAMTIHKSQGSEFKHIAIILPNKHTSILTRELLYTAVTRSRQCLFLYATDHVIVHSINLVTQRYSGLYDRIKKHIISYDSIN
- the recC gene encoding exodeoxyribonuclease V subunit gamma; amino-acid sequence: MFTIYHSNQANLFKKLLINVMSNKLLSNPMQSEIILTEHSIIDQWIQIELANHFGVACNITFMTLTSFIQKNIVNNIIPDDSMVHNFSRSVMYWKFMKILSQTQIQKDCPIIEKYLKHDVNQQKISQFSEQLVNLFAQYLIYRPDWLNSWQSHKIIDCLDNTHQIWQSKIWRRFLENTQYNQKESNSNINPLQQCIYFLKNIKKINWNLPSRIFIFGITSIPPIYWKILKFLSYHIDIYLWFINSCYHNPDDISDQNSYVAKQQANQLYSNNLLHSSLSVSTHIYSHNNHTNNVHHPLLNSWNNTARNTLLLFTQLKDKIELKSFIIPKKDSVLHIVQKDILEFHNCRTNTQTNNNIPTLKPRQRYILTPEDQSITCHICHSIQREIEVLHNNLLLMITNDPLLTPGDIIVMAADIHRYTPAIQTIFNNIQGRHLPFNIADNHKKNTHPIISSFLNILNIPSSRFTSEEILSFLKVPSIASRFNMNKEEIELLSQWIIKSGIRWGLDNFTMHNFNFPITNQNTWNFGLTRMLLGYAIKNQNKIWEKMLPYDDTTIGEHTNIIGQLGEFLKTLKKWRNRLNHPYTLKKWILYFKEIIDDFFYYDQLSSSRDNKTLLLLKDCCRNILESGIQAEYTKSIRITALREKLCDKLHQNKIIHRFIPNVINFCNITPTVCIPCKVVCFLGMNDHSFPRNTILPDFNLIAKNPRENDNNIYEQDCYSFLLAFLIAQERIYISFIEHSIYDNTINYPSSLINELFEYIALNFYLRESKNTEIDINIKYIRQRLCQWHNPFPFSPENFNSNSDKQSFAKEWLPTLNINTPNSPAIYPNFNTSLPHCTIKKIIFQDLYNFYRHPVRIWFQKRLNVFFDQNTLKLLNDEPFSVDGLSRYELNTKLINYLIYDKNINELYYSVCASGILPYGAFGELFWATQHSKMVILANQIKEHHCIEKYNLDISLVFDTIELVGQLTTVQKNGLIRWKPQYLSMKDILLLWLEHITYCAIGGKGDSRLFGVDDVWHFPNFSKPHAKKLLLILILGYCTGINTPILLLYRSGGAWMNYVFDWNTRKISSNPSYQKKASQKLIQIWKGTKYSLFRESHDPYLRKIIPFDLSEEDIRKITKTAEHYFFNFMKYRII
- the lgt gene encoding prolipoprotein diacylglyceryl transferase, coding for MQYFYYHACNPIIFTIGPISLYWYGIMYGLGFIYAMWSLLYRAHRSNNISWTKKDIEYLLCLCFFGVVLGGRIGYVLFYQWSFFTQNLLWIFKIWEGGMSFHGGLIGVIISIMWFSYKKHLTFFQVSDFVIPAVPFGLGLGRLGNFINGELWGRIANDIPWAMLFPNSIYQDLLILPDHPTWQLLFDSYGALPRHPSQLYEMFLEGIILFIIINKFICKPRPVGSVSGLFLIFYGLFRIIAEFFRQPDSHLGLIYNIATMGQILSCPMIISGIIIIYISYKGYRT
- the rppH gene encoding RNA pyrophosphohydrolase, whose protein sequence is MIDSDGYRLNVGIVLCNTHEQVLWARRYKQHYCWQFPQGGINVGETPEQAMYRELFEEIGLNYQDVCILSSTQYWIRYKLPKQLIRWKIRPICFGQKQKWFLLKLLSQDTRINIKNNKDYTFDSWKWVSLWYPIRRVVFFKRNVYRKVMQEFVHGIIS